The segment GAGTCACCAATAGTTTTGGTTGATGCATTAATTCAAACAGCATCTATTCCAGTACGTGGTAGAATctcaagtaaatattttataactgGTTGGGGAATAAATCCAGTAACTAATATCATGACAAGATATCTTCAACGTCTTGATGTCAAAGTAATTACACCAAAAAGTTGCAGAGACAAATATCATAACAATGTTTTTTCAACACAATACTGTTTATTACCAGTTTTACCCAACACTGGAGTTACattagtaattaataaaatttaataaataattataactatATGACAatgttaattatcatcaatttatgtaaataaattacaggGTAATGGTGGCAGTCCTGTCATGTCTTCAAGAACAGTTATTGGAATTATCTCAATTGCTTCTATAGACATTCATAAACCTGTTATTCATACTCGAGTTTACGAGTATGCCGATTGGattaaacaaatgataagaaaaatttaataatagaatgaaaaaaaaacaatatataaattgataataaataatcatcaaaataattacagtctagtaaattttttatttatcaacaactaCAAAATACAcagttaaaattatataattaatttattacagtgattaaaataatttattgatgacaaaataaataatagtaattttaaaaaagtttaaataaataatatacttgaGCGAATTTATATAGTGACGCTGAAAATTGATCGTTTATCAGTCAGTGATCctctcaacatttttttttttttttttttcaattttttctatttaaactataaaaaaaaataataaaaataataataaattaattatgttatatgaatacataaaaaattaattttatgagcttgaaaaattaatatttatcatcacgtgtattattttgattttttttttacaatcaaaattgactagaaaaaaaattaaaatataaataaatacatttatattacaataatatttatttacttttttttttgtttttaagtGCTTTGATTAATTGAAGAATATTTGACAATAACATTTGACTTGTGAAAATTTAATCCACTACACATTTTGATCTTATGAattgtgaaaattaatttttttttctttctatttaattattaataattattcatcaaaattaaaattaatttaaatcaactaataattttacattttttaaatttcgtattttttttctacaaataaaagctttaaaattataattgaaaaatacagtctttaattattttttttttgttttttttatcattcacaTAAAATccatgtaattattattattattatattttttttatttgcagttgatatgaaatatttcatttttaaataaactgcattttttaaat is part of the Aphidius gifuensis isolate YNYX2018 linkage group LG1, ASM1490517v1, whole genome shotgun sequence genome and harbors:
- the LOC122847844 gene encoding trypsin-4-like, giving the protein MLVDGNSAKKIYGGQTVGIHKHPYQVSIQYKNHHICGGVIISYEHILTAESCISAKKNVFYGNLQVLVGSNDLLIGESPYHFEIHQVANIICHEEYNPLKNWINDIAILKVESPIVLVDALIQTASIPVRGRISSKYFITGWGINPVTNIMTRYLQRLDVKVITPKSCRDKYHNNVFSTQYCLLPVLPNTGVTLGNGGSPVMSSRTVIGIISIASIDIHKPVIHTRVYEYADWIKQMIRKI